From Rhodamnia argentea isolate NSW1041297 chromosome 10, ASM2092103v1, whole genome shotgun sequence, a single genomic window includes:
- the LOC115739850 gene encoding uncharacterized protein LOC115739850 — MGDSSLLTTLSMESHHPSTLLSMDSSSSSHDESVLEMNRQMILRPPDINLPLSVERSPPPQSWNPDPCDILDVGLGPQVYETESLLNIPKGGRKCVKRVDSIWGAWFFFSFYFKPVLNDKSKAKIVRDSNGVSGFDKSDLKLDIFMVQHDMENMYMWAFKERPDNALGKMQLRSYMNGHSRQGERPFPFSVDKGFVRSHRMQRKHYRGLSNPQCIHGIEVVPSPNLRGLDEEEHRRWMELTGRELNFSIPPEASDFSSWRNLPNIDFELERPPPPVKCASNSQSKKLLNGSGLNLSTQPSSNGNVDSMDLSPVSSKKRKDFFSHGLEEDPFLTVNPLSDRTIDMDLHLSEPQWLNEFSGIMKNVYGPVTAAKTIYEDEEGYLIIISLPFVDLQKVKVSWRNTPTHGIIKISGVSTSRTPFIRRSDRTFKLTDPSPEHCPSGEFVREIPLSTRIPEDANIEAYYNEQGSLLEIMVPKLRAGPEEHEVRVCLRPHLGGSDLILT; from the coding sequence ATGGGAGATTCTTCTCTCCTCACAACCTTATCAATGGAAAGTCATCACCCATCCACTCTGTTGTCCATGGATTCAAGCTCCTCCTCCCACGACGAATCCGTTTTGGAGATGAATCGCCAAATGATTCTGCGTCCACCAGACATTAATCTACCCCTGTCCGTTGAACGGAGCCCACCTCCCCAGTCCTGGAATCCCGACCCTTGCGATATCCTTGATGTCGGCCTTGGTCCCCAAGTTTACGAGACAGAGAGCTTGCTCAATATTCCTAAAGGCGGACGGAAATGTGTGAAGCGGGTGGATAGTATTTGGGGTGCTTGGTTTTTCTTTAGCTTTTATTTTAAGCCGGTGTTGAATGATAAATCCAAGGCAAAGATTGTGAGGGACAGCAACGGAGTATCGGGATTCGATAAATCTGATCTCAAGCTTGACATATTCATGGTTCAGCATGACATGGAGAACATGTACATGTGGGCATTCAAGGAGAGGCCCGACAATGCATTGGGCAAGATGCAGCTGAGGAGTTATATGAACGGGCATTCTCGACAAGGTGAGCGTCCCTTTCCCTTCAGCGTAGATAAGGGTTTTGTTAGATCTCATAGGATGCAGCGGAAGCATTACAGGGGTCTCTCTAATCCGCAGTGTATCCATGGGATTGAGGTTGTTCCCTCACCCAATCTCAGGGGTCTTGATGAGGAAGAGCACAGGCGTTGGATGGAACTCACAGGCAGGGAGTTGAATTTCTCTATTCCACCTGAAGCGAGTGATTttagttcttggagaaatctACCCAATATTGATTTCGAGCTTGAAAGGCCTCCTCCACCAGTTAAGTGTGCCTCCAATTCCCAGTCCAAGAAGCTGCTTAATGGGTCTGGACTGAATTTGTCTACTCAACCATCAAGCAATGGTAATGTGGATAGTATGGATTTGTCACCCGTAAGCAGCAAGAAGAGGAAAGACTTTTTCTCTCATGGACTTGAGGaggatccatttttgactgTTAATCCTCTCTCGGATCGGACTATTGATATGGATCTCCACCTGAGTGAACCACAATGGTTAAATGAATTCAGTGGGATCATGAAGAATGTTTATGGGCCTGTTACAGCTGCAAAAACAATTTACGAGGATGAGGAGGGTTATCTGATAATTATAAGTTTGCCTTTTGTGGATCTTCAGAAGGTTAAGGTTTCTTGGAGGAATACTCCCACTCATGGGATCATCAAGATATCTGGAGTTAGCACATCTCGAACACCATTCATCCGGAGGAGCGACAGGACATTCAAACTTACAGATCCATCCCCAGAGCATTGCCCTTCTGGGGAATTTGTGAGGGAGATTCCGTTATCAACTCGAATTCCCGAAGATGCCAATATAGAAGCCTACTACAATGAGCAGGGTTCATTGCTAGAAATCATGGTGCCCAAACTCCGCGCTGGCCCAGAAGAGCACGAGGTCCGTGTTTGCCTTCGCCCTCATCTTGGAGGCAGCGATCTCATTCTGACCTAA